From Erigeron canadensis isolate Cc75 chromosome 5, C_canadensis_v1, whole genome shotgun sequence:
TTGCTTATTTGCTATGAAAACGTAATTTTGGATAAACATGTACATACGcaaaatctattttgaaaacacaatttgttttgaaaatgcAACACCAAACAACcccaaaaacatatatatatatatatatatataggtgtaagTTAActaacacatgtgtaagtaacttacacataacttacacatgtgtaagttaacttacacatgattttccggttGGTCCAAATtagccggaaaatcatgtgtaagttaacttacacatgattttctggtgggcccatCGCTAGAAAAATCTTAGTgcttttacaaaaaagtcttgtatatccatgtagatgatgatggtgttgTGTAATTTACAAAAAACGCAtgtcctaaaataaggagttGGTCCAAAATAAGGtggtggtcctaaaataactcacccctatatatatatatatatatatatataatatagtactATTATTATGCAATAGTTTCTAAAATCAATTGGCCCGCCACCAACAAAACAACAATTCAAGACTACTAGAAACTGAAAAACAGAATGGGttcgcatatatatatacactagcatggtacccgcgcaatgtggcggcgGTGACGGAgacggtggtttagtggtgtcggtgatgggtGGTGATGCAATCGACAATTATTGTCTGAGTGGTtaccgtgtaagttgatgtaatgatgatagtggaaatattttagagtgtaaattagcaagataagggtaagtgtaaattaattcattatagGTGAATTTGATAATCTCTAATAACCATTTCCAtaggggtgtttattaagggtaatttggTACCTTTGCATCTAACCATTGTCTAACAAAAATAGGggttataattattaaaaagaagtatatatatatacctgtcAGCAATAAACTGAAGAAGGTATTTATCGCAAACTTCCTTCATAGAGATATCAACCAACTGGCCTTGGCTTCTAGTCACAACATGCTTAACAACATTTGAACATACAGACAATCCAATTAGGTTTGAAGAATTGTCAATAGAAACAACCCTCCAAAAAGTGGGGTCCTTACAGATTTGATACCAAGTAGTGCACACTTTCTGCACATTTTCAAGTATGTCAAACACACCAACTCTAGAGAGTATATTCGCCGTTACATCTGACGGAAGGTCCAACCAGTTCCTTTTCGTCGCCGTCGCCGTCGCCGCCGCCGCCTGCCATCGCTGATGCTGCTGCTTTGGTTTTAGAACAAACTTGACCTTCTTTGTGCCTTTGAAATGATActgatttggttttgttttgttcttcatttttcaGTTGCAGATTTTTAGTGGTGGTGAAACCCTAGACTCCCGCCCCCCctctttcttatttatttttgttttttcaattttgaattaCCATCGCCCAAAGCCCAAAGATCCAATAAATCTATAAACCATTTTATTTAGAAaattgtttataagtttataaccaTGTGTTGtacatttcatttcaatttagtAACTATCcttaattccttataattaaaAGAGTGAGTTGGAGATCACCTGACAATTCTAATATTTTTTTCCAACATAATTCTTCTCCTAATTCCTCATAATATGCGCCCtctcttattttatttattttttcttataatacgttgtttcttttatgtttttaatactAGTTTTCATATCTATCCGTTGGATGGAAAGTATCAAAATACATAtatcaaagaaaaataataaaacatgaacaaaacaaatttaaaataataaatacttttatgtTATAAAGAGaagtcataatcaaactatgattgataacaaactaaattaactgaaaaaaaaagtaagaataacataacaaattttttttttttagaacagcgaaGGCCTAGACcacgggtatccggactggCACCGAGGGCCTACCTGATTCCCTTCCCCGCCCGCCTCACCCGGTAAATTTAACTTGCACGCCAGAATATTGTCTAGTAACAATGCTCGAGATGGAATTTAAACATGTGACCCTTGTTACAACATCCGATACTTAACAAACAATTATAAACAAAAgcgcatgtttttttttttttttttttttgctattagCACATTTGTATTTAAGGTGTCATATAGCAAAACTGCATACATTATGCGCGCGGTAAATATTCTACTTTACTTTAGGTTGGTGAACTAATTGGAGGAAGCCAACGATAAAAGAATTACGAGGTTCACAAAAATAAGGTATGAGAATTACACTGTActgtgtcttttttttttttttattattattagtttaaggTTTGTAGCATATGGAATGAATCCTCCGGTATTATGAAGTTGTAGGACTGAAACGGGTAGTTTGACAGATTTTAGGTTATTGGTGGCTCCTGCCTGTctggttgattttttttttaattttagtgttTAAGTTAACGTATTGTGGACATGTTAACTTAACTTATTgggttttcaatttttcattttatttaggGTGGTAATATTTTAGTCTTTCAACTTTAACCAGTAAATCCTTTCACGATAACTTGTttctaaattctttttaaaaactaaCTAGTATTATACCCGGTTGTTGGCCGCGATAACAAtcaaatatatactttaatgCGGGTCATAATTTTAATATGTCAACTGTTACCATCGGATAAAGAAAACTTATCGTTAAACAATACAACGTAAatcataaaaaacaaaactttggtGGCGAAATAATAATTGCAACCTTTTTTGAAAGATAAAGTTAAGAAGATAAAAAATTTAACGGttaaaaaaaagtctaaaaccGTAATACCATGAATCAtcgaaaataaaactttaatgataaaaatacaaaagtctttaaaaaaaagttagtggTTAAGTGTGAAACATtactaatataaaagtaatgatataaatcaaaataaaaaataaaaacacaaagaaGGCAAGTGACAtcaataaaacacataaaatgcAAGTGTCGTCTCCACAACACAGCAAGTGACATCAATAAAACACACTAGCtaaaaaatggaaagaaaaaaaaaacaaaaaatgcaaGTGCTTCACTGTTCACGcgaaaaaagtttaaatacgTTATAACTAGCGTTATACCCGGCCATTGGTCGAGGATAACAATCAGACATATATTTTAATGTTGGTCATAATTTTAACATGTCAACCGTTACCATCGGACAAGAAACGTATCGTTAAACAatagaacataaatcataaaacACAAAACTTCGGTGACGAAATAATGATTGCAAGCTTTCTTGGAAGATAAAAATAAGAACATGAAAACTTTGACggtgaaaaaaaaatcaaaactgtaGTACCATGAATCAtcgaaaataaaactttaatggtaaaaatacaaaagtattttaaaaaaagttaccgGTTATAAAGTGTGAAACATTAAAACATTACTACTCTAAAAGTAATGatataaatcaaaatgaaaaataaaaacataaagaaGACAAGTGACATCAACGAAGGTGAGTGATGTATCAAATTTGAAAATGTTAATGGTTTAGTTATATAAAACAGGTATAGTGTAGGAGGTTTTTTCTATTAAGAAAATAACACTTAGGGCCATTTTTAACCCACTTGGCCCATTCCTTTTCTATagccattttttaaatttatttaatgcTTGAAACTCGTTAGATTTAAAAGATAACCTATATTGACCCATATAtgagtaaatgggttgaaattgtaAGCCCGGGTAGTCACATGCAGGAGAATTGGAAATGAGGTATCTGTAAAAATGCGCTATGTAGACGGTTTTATGTTACCGGGTTTgttaaaacataatttttattcatggTATGCAGGATGCTTGAAATGGGATTGCCACTTGAGCCATATGAGTGGTACCTTGATCTGCGTCGTTATAGGACTGTGAAGCACAGTGGGTTTGGACTTGGGTTTAAGAGGATGATACTTTTTGCAACAGGAATCGATAATATTAGAGATGTAATTCCTTTCCCAAGGGTTCCATGAAAAGCAGATTTTTAAGGTATATGGGAAAGTACAGATCAGATTTTCATAGATCATCCTTTTAATTtagtatctatatctatttgaaAGTTGGAACCTAGTGTTTACATTGCTAAAAGCGATTTGGATACACATGAAATCTTTTGTTGCTACATGCTTCTTTAAATTACCGTTTGGTGGTGACTAGTTTGCTTCGTTGCCGTGACAATTTATTAAACTGACCAAAATGGAACAATGAAACggaacaaaaatattttaaatccaTATACATAAGAATTGGAGTCCATATTGATACAACagatttttataaacttaccCCATTGTACAAATTTTATAGTAGCATATTCTGCACAGCTGTAGTAAACTGGTAAATTCATAAAGATACTTGGTAGTGTGGTACCTTCATTGATTCCAATAATAATTACAACACTCATGGTACATACATACTCTGGCAAAATCGCAGAATATTCTCAAAAGCCTACATACTATCTAGCTTGATCATAAGAATTACAACACTCATATTACATACTCATGAGCGTTTCTATGTTTTAAGCCCACGTTCAGGCTAAACAAGAGCTCATAAAGAGTAGTTATAGGATTTTGGTAGCTTTATTATGCACTTTATTTCTTTATCATGACCAAACTGCAAGAAAGGCCATTAATCCGGCCCCAAGGAACAATGCAATATATGAGGCTACTTGAAGTCTAGCATTGCATCTCATCTTTTTGCTCATGAAATCAGCAGCAATAAGATCAACTAAAGCCATATAAACCAAAATCCCAGCAGATATGGAATCAAGTACCCCTTCGATAATTAGAGCTCTAGGGCTGTAAGGGTTGTAAAATGAGCTGATCGTCATGCCTATACCGACCCCTAAAGGAGTTGTTACAGCAAAAAAGCATGCCATTATAGTCGAATGAAGAGACCCGAGTTTGGCCTGAGAAACACACCCTCCTAGTGCAAACCCTTCAAAGAATTGATGGAATGATAATGCTCCAAGTAATGGTCTAATGGTACACGGGCTTTGTGAAACGCCTAGTGAAAGTCCGATTAGGATTGAATGTGACACAATTCCGAGTTCCAACACCTATCAAATGCAGAAATAGGTTACTAAATGATTGCTTAACATTCTTTACTTTACAAAGTATAGTGCTTTTTCCTTTTTGAATTAATCAATTACGATGTTTAGCAGATGCAAAATCAGTGGGATAAATAacatgtcaaaatgggtaatggGTTGCATTGGATGGACAGAGACTCTACAGAAACTTTCTGTCTCTTTTCATAAGTTTTACAAATATTTACTaggatgatatgatatgataataCTATGTACTTTGAAATATGGAGATATAGACAGATTTTTTGCATTTTGATCACATGTGGGGTGACTTCTGAGCAGTTTGACCTACACGACCTGTTCAACAGTTCCACCTGAAAGAACTGAATATCGATTATAACACCAAAATCTGACCACTTACTCATTACTGGACTAAAAGAACCACCATAAGTTGACAATGACCGAAAAAGCTATCATACATCTAAAAGCATTTTAACAAGATATTAGTTGCACCAAATAATGATCAAGTATGCTACCTGTGAAACAACGGCATGCCGAACACTGTCTTCAGCATCATCATTTAGACCATGGGAATGCATATGCGAGGGTCCTTCCGAATGCTCACTTGCTTCTTTGTGACTGTGACTATGATGTGCAGCATGGGCATGAATTCCCACTATGTGAATCCCACCACTGTCTTCTTCCCCAAACACCTTCTCATTCTCATTAACGGCCACAGGAGTTATCAAAGATTCTGTATCAGAAGTAACTAAATTATCTTGAACATCATGGATTTTGTTCACTTTTTTACTCTCATAGTACTGAGTGCTAACAAAGTCAACAAGTAATGTGGTCAAAGAAGCCATCATTGCAATAAAACCGGAAAAGGGGAACCGGGCCCAAAGGGTTGCAGGGAGACATGGGTTTGTTAAGGCCTCTGTAGCATCTGGTAGCATGTGCACAAATCCGGTAGCTAAGATGACACCAGCCGCAAACGCCTTGGTAGCAAAAAAGATATTGGAATCGGTTCTTAGGAACCTCCAGTTCTTGCCAACCAATGGAATAGAAACGCCTACGATTCCAGTTAGAAGAATGGCAGCAATGGCCACAAATTTAAGCAGGAAAGCAGCCTTATCATTACGGCACGGGTCTAACTCATCTGAGTCACCACAACTAGCCATTGACAATGATTCAGTAATGTTCCTGAAAAGATATCCTTCATATAGGATCCAAAAAgagttgataaaaaaaaaaaagaggaattGACTCTAGtttacatatatactaaaacacatTTTGCTTTCTTATCAAAATGTATCCGCCATTACGATCATAGTGTGATTCTTTGATGCGAGTACTTTGTATCATGCTAGTTATCACATTTTCAATTGGTTAATAAAATTTGTAGTAAATTATCTTATCAAAATATTTCTCAAAGTTTCATATTCCTGGAGAATGACTCTATATTGAAAGTCAAACTACAGCACATCTATGAGAATGATAGAGTAACAAACCAATCATAAACattaattatcatcatcaaagaTCTCTAAAAACATTAAATTCAAACTCCAAAAGAAAAACTCATCACAAATCTATAATCAAAGGGTAATCGAATTACCTTGTGAAATTCGAACATTTTCTGTAAGTGTCAAATTAAGCAAAGGGTAGAGCTCCTGAAATACAATTCAACCATGCAACTTAATTAGATTACATcataatacataaaaaacatatacatatgatGTAAAAAgagagagatatatatatatagatagatagatacctCAAATACAGACATGTTGTGCGTGTCTGTAATTATACAATATAACAATTGATTAcagaatttatatttatagaatCAATTGGGGAAGCTAGCTAGTTGTTCTTGAAACTTGATCACACCCAAGTTAACAAATTAACCATGGCTGGTTACTTGCTTAAGTAAATATAGTAAGTATACTTAATGGCGTGCGGGTGCATGTTTCTCTGATGCTTGTA
This genomic window contains:
- the LOC122598836 gene encoding zinc transporter 4, chloroplastic-like yields the protein MSVFEELYPLLNLTLTENVRISQGYLFRNITESLSMASCGDSDELDPCRNDKAAFLLKFVAIAAILLTGIVGVSIPLVGKNWRFLRTDSNIFFATKAFAAGVILATGFVHMLPDATEALTNPCLPATLWARFPFSGFIAMMASLTTLLVDFVSTQYYESKKVNKIHDVQDNLVTSDTESLITPVAVNENEKVFGEEDSGGIHIVGIHAHAAHHSHSHKEASEHSEGPSHMHSHGLNDDAEDSVRHAVVSQVLELGIVSHSILIGLSLGVSQSPCTIRPLLGALSFHQFFEGFALGGCVSQAKLGSLHSTIMACFFAVTTPLGVGIGMTISSFYNPYSPRALIIEGVLDSISAGILVYMALVDLIAADFMSKKMRCNARLQVASYIALFLGAGLMAFLAVWS